A single window of Actinoallomurus bryophytorum DNA harbors:
- a CDS encoding TIGR00730 family Rossman fold protein: MRICVFCSSSGRIDRRYLDLAEEAGAELARRGHTLVSGGATVSCMGAVARAAREGGAHTIGVIPRALVEIEIADDDAELVVTDDMRSRKAEMDRRSDAFLVLPGGLGTLEELFEIWTSRVLGMHDKPIAILDPYGLYEPLGELMKHLLEEGFARPHIFDAVGWTGSVTEAFEHLERSPVRLEPTAEDYIESEP; this comes from the coding sequence ATGCGGATCTGTGTCTTCTGCTCCTCCAGCGGCCGCATCGACCGTCGCTACCTCGACCTCGCCGAAGAGGCCGGCGCCGAGCTGGCCCGCCGCGGGCACACCCTCGTCAGCGGTGGTGCGACCGTCTCGTGTATGGGCGCCGTCGCGCGCGCCGCGCGTGAGGGCGGCGCGCACACGATCGGCGTCATCCCACGGGCGCTGGTCGAGATCGAGATCGCCGACGACGACGCGGAGCTGGTCGTTACCGACGACATGCGCTCGCGCAAGGCCGAGATGGACCGGCGGTCCGACGCGTTCCTGGTGCTGCCGGGCGGGCTCGGCACGCTCGAGGAGCTGTTCGAGATCTGGACCTCACGCGTCCTCGGCATGCACGACAAGCCGATCGCGATCCTCGACCCGTACGGCCTGTACGAACCGCTCGGCGAGCTGATGAAGCATCTGCTGGAGGAGGGGTTCGCCCGGCCGCACATCTTCGACGCCGTCGGCTGGACCGGCTCGGTCACCGAGGCGTTCGAGCACCTGGAGCGGTCTCCGGTACGCCTGGAGCCGACCGCCGAGGACTACATCGAGTCCGAACCCTGA
- a CDS encoding TIGR00730 family Rossman fold protein, which yields MQPDQAPRRRRQGPATLRGKAIPSTTTDQRLLDSRGPSDWVHTDPWRVLRIQAEFVEGFGLLADLPHAVSIFGSARTKPDSEEYVLAERIGEALARAGYTVITGGGPGIMEAANRGAGSTGGVSVGLGIELPFEQSLNDYVDIGIEFRYFFVRKTMFVKYSQAFVVLPGGFGTLDELFEAITLVQTGKITRFPIVLVGSDFWGGLLDWVKNQMLPAGKISQEDLELVHVTDDPDEVVDIVTRAHETQARLLEERAAQDELFREGGNGS from the coding sequence ATGCAACCTGATCAGGCGCCGCGTAGGAGGCGGCAGGGGCCTGCGACGCTTCGCGGCAAGGCGATCCCCTCGACAACCACCGACCAGCGGCTTCTCGACTCCCGTGGGCCCTCGGACTGGGTGCACACCGACCCCTGGCGCGTGCTGCGCATCCAGGCGGAGTTCGTGGAGGGGTTCGGGCTCCTGGCCGACCTGCCGCACGCGGTGAGCATCTTCGGGTCCGCGCGTACCAAGCCGGACAGTGAGGAGTACGTCCTGGCGGAGCGGATCGGGGAGGCACTGGCGCGGGCCGGGTACACCGTGATCACCGGGGGCGGTCCGGGGATCATGGAGGCCGCGAACCGCGGTGCCGGCTCGACCGGTGGGGTCTCTGTCGGGCTCGGCATCGAGCTGCCCTTCGAACAGAGCCTGAACGACTACGTCGACATCGGCATCGAGTTCCGCTACTTCTTCGTCCGCAAGACGATGTTCGTGAAGTACTCCCAGGCCTTCGTGGTGCTGCCGGGCGGTTTCGGCACCCTCGACGAGCTGTTCGAGGCGATCACCCTCGTCCAGACCGGGAAGATCACGCGGTTTCCGATCGTGCTGGTCGGCAGCGACTTCTGGGGTGGCCTGCTCGACTGGGTCAAAAACCAGATGCTGCCCGCGGGCAAGATCTCACAGGAGGACCTGGAGCTCGTCCACGTCACCGATGATCCGGACGAGGTGGTCGACATCGTCACGCGTGCCCACGAGACGCAGGCGCGCCTCCTGGAGGAGCGCGCCGCACAGGACGAGCTCTTCCGCGAGGGAGGGAACGGCTCCTGA
- a CDS encoding MerR family transcriptional regulator, with protein MTQAVNEALTIAEAAERSGVSTHTLRYYERIGALREPPERAPSGHRRYTERDLSWIELLTRLRATGMPIATMLRYTELAREGTSTAAERKALLLAHRAEVAARVDQLRHDLEMIDYKINAYDKIERERIGCPDLR; from the coding sequence ATGACGCAGGCAGTGAACGAGGCACTCACGATCGCGGAGGCGGCCGAACGCTCCGGCGTCTCCACGCACACCCTCCGCTACTACGAGCGCATCGGCGCACTGCGTGAGCCTCCCGAGCGCGCCCCCAGCGGCCACCGCCGCTACACCGAGCGCGACCTGAGCTGGATCGAGCTCCTGACCCGCCTGCGCGCCACCGGCATGCCGATCGCGACGATGCTCCGCTACACCGAACTCGCGCGAGAGGGCACCTCCACCGCCGCCGAGCGCAAGGCGCTCCTGCTGGCCCACCGTGCCGAGGTTGCGGCCCGCGTTGACCAGCTCCGCCACGACCTCGAAATGATCGACTACAAGATCAACGCCTACGACAAGATCGAACGCGAACGCATCGGCTGCCCCGACCTTCGTTAG
- the dapE gene encoding succinyl-diaminopimelate desuccinylase has product MRLDLTQDVAALTAAIVDIESVSGNEKALADAVEEALRALPHLTVSRDGDTVIARTTQGRGERVVIAGHLDTVPVNRNLPSRVEGDRLYGCGTGDMKAGVAVQLKLATLPETNRDVTYFFYECEEVEEARNGLKRIGDTRPELLEADFAVLMEPSGGIIEGGCQGTIRIDVRVPGERAHSARSWMGSNAIHNAGVVLDILRSYEPSQPVVDGLEFREGLNAVFIDGGVAGNVIPDECVVTINYRFAPDKSLADAEKYLREVFDGYEVTVVDGAPGARPGLTHPAAAAFVEAIGGETPARAKLGWTDVARFSALGIPAVNFGPGEPSLSHTREEYVEIPRIFAGEERMRAWLTA; this is encoded by the coding sequence ATGCGGCTTGATCTGACCCAGGACGTGGCGGCCCTGACGGCGGCCATCGTGGACATCGAATCTGTCAGCGGCAACGAGAAGGCACTGGCCGACGCGGTCGAGGAGGCGCTGCGCGCACTGCCTCACCTGACCGTCTCGCGCGACGGCGACACGGTGATCGCGCGGACCACGCAGGGACGCGGCGAGCGCGTCGTGATCGCCGGCCACCTCGACACGGTTCCGGTCAACCGGAACCTCCCGTCACGGGTCGAGGGCGACCGCCTGTACGGCTGCGGCACCGGCGACATGAAGGCCGGCGTCGCCGTCCAGCTCAAGCTCGCCACACTGCCCGAGACCAACCGCGACGTGACGTACTTCTTCTACGAGTGTGAAGAGGTCGAGGAGGCACGCAACGGGCTCAAGCGCATCGGCGACACCCGGCCCGAGCTGCTGGAGGCCGACTTCGCGGTGCTGATGGAGCCGTCGGGCGGGATCATCGAGGGCGGCTGCCAGGGCACCATCCGGATCGACGTGAGGGTGCCCGGTGAGCGTGCGCACAGTGCCCGGTCCTGGATGGGGTCGAACGCCATCCACAACGCCGGCGTGGTGCTGGACATCCTGCGGTCGTACGAGCCGAGCCAGCCGGTCGTCGACGGCCTGGAGTTCCGTGAGGGGCTCAACGCGGTCTTCATCGACGGTGGTGTGGCCGGGAACGTCATTCCCGATGAATGCGTCGTCACCATCAATTACCGGTTCGCGCCGGACAAGTCGCTCGCCGACGCGGAGAAGTATCTGCGGGAGGTCTTCGACGGCTACGAGGTGACCGTGGTCGACGGCGCTCCCGGGGCGCGTCCCGGCCTGACGCATCCGGCCGCGGCGGCGTTCGTCGAGGCCATCGGGGGCGAGACGCCCGCGCGGGCGAAGCTGGGCTGGACGGACGTCGCGCGGTTCTCCGCGCTCGGCATCCCTGCGGTCAACTTCGGGCCGGGCGAGCCCAGCCTGTCGCACACGCGTGAGGAGTACGTCGAGATCCCGCGGATCTTCGCCGGTGAGGAGCGGATGCGGGCCTGGCTCACGGCCTGA
- a CDS encoding peptidoglycan recognition protein family protein: MPDTSAFGRRDFISRAAAIAGGAALIGAADLTRSRSAHAAAAPHVYTRAEWGARPPTSPAQIIAAPDHLVVHHMAFPNSTDYSLTHAFQLSRDCQDLHMDTNGWSDTGQQLTISRGGYVMEGRNRSIEAIGKGANVMGAQTANNNGHTLGIENEGTYISVLPPTALWNALVKTLAWLCDDYGLDPHASIVGHRDYVDTQCPGDALYAQLPKLRNDVANALGASLTAERTTPYVRTDLPAPVRSGDHGPAVGPREHS; encoded by the coding sequence ATGCCCGACACATCGGCCTTCGGCCGGCGCGATTTCATCTCGCGCGCGGCCGCAATCGCGGGCGGAGCCGCGCTCATCGGCGCGGCCGATCTCACCCGCTCGCGGTCGGCACACGCCGCCGCCGCACCCCACGTCTACACCCGGGCGGAATGGGGCGCCCGGCCCCCCACGTCGCCGGCGCAGATCATCGCCGCGCCCGACCACCTCGTCGTCCACCACATGGCCTTTCCCAACTCCACGGACTACTCGCTGACGCACGCCTTCCAGCTGTCCCGTGACTGCCAGGACCTCCACATGGACACGAACGGCTGGAGCGACACCGGCCAGCAGCTGACCATCAGCCGCGGCGGTTACGTCATGGAGGGCCGCAACCGCTCGATCGAGGCCATCGGCAAGGGCGCCAACGTCATGGGCGCCCAGACGGCCAACAACAACGGCCACACCCTCGGTATCGAGAACGAGGGCACCTACATCTCCGTGCTCCCTCCGACCGCGCTGTGGAACGCCCTGGTCAAGACCCTCGCCTGGCTCTGCGACGACTACGGCCTCGACCCGCACGCCTCGATCGTCGGCCACCGTGACTACGTCGACACCCAGTGCCCCGGCGACGCGCTGTACGCCCAGCTCCCCAAGCTGCGCAACGATGTCGCGAACGCTCTCGGGGCCTCGCTCACCGCCGAGCGCACCACCCCGTACGTACGGACCGATCTGCCGGCCCCCGTCCGTTCCGGCGACCACGGCCCCGCCGTCGGCCCGCGCGAACACTCCTGA
- a CDS encoding lysozyme has protein sequence MAPAHHIIRRLSTAATVLALAGAAFAPAAGAAPDPITHPDQDHMGSGLAGRASSNLVAPAVAGLPGLDVASYQGNVDWTTVKNNGAKFAYVKATEGTSYTNPYFSQQYVGSYNAGLIRGAYHFATPNTSGGAAQADYFAAHGGGWSADHHTLPGALDIEYNPYGATCYGLSQASMRSWIHAFVNEYHAKTGRWAVIYSTLDWWTSCTGDSDATFAANDPFWIARYSSSAGAVPAGYGTYTIWQYADSGTFPGDQDTFNGTAARLLALADNTP, from the coding sequence GTGGCCCCCGCCCACCACATCATCCGCCGCCTGAGCACCGCCGCCACGGTGCTCGCACTGGCCGGCGCCGCCTTCGCCCCCGCCGCCGGCGCGGCGCCCGACCCGATCACCCATCCCGACCAGGACCACATGGGCTCAGGCCTGGCCGGCCGCGCGAGCTCGAACCTCGTCGCACCGGCCGTCGCCGGCCTCCCGGGCCTCGACGTCGCCAGCTACCAGGGCAACGTCGACTGGACCACGGTCAAGAACAACGGCGCGAAGTTCGCCTACGTCAAGGCCACCGAGGGCACGTCGTACACGAACCCGTACTTCAGCCAGCAGTACGTCGGCTCGTACAACGCCGGTCTCATCCGCGGGGCCTACCACTTCGCGACGCCGAACACCTCGGGCGGCGCCGCACAGGCGGACTACTTCGCCGCCCACGGCGGCGGCTGGTCGGCCGACCACCACACGCTGCCCGGCGCGCTCGACATCGAGTACAACCCGTACGGCGCGACCTGCTACGGCCTCAGCCAGGCGTCGATGCGCAGCTGGATCCACGCCTTCGTGAACGAGTACCACGCCAAGACGGGCCGCTGGGCGGTGATCTACTCCACGCTCGACTGGTGGACGAGCTGCACCGGCGACTCGGACGCGACCTTCGCCGCGAACGATCCGTTCTGGATCGCGAGGTACTCCAGCTCGGCCGGCGCGGTGCCGGCGGGCTATGGCACCTACACCATCTGGCAGTACGCCGACAGCGGCACCTTCCCGGGTGACCAGGACACCTTCAACGGCACCGCCGCACGACTGCTCGCTCTGGCCGACAACACTCCCTGA
- a CDS encoding 2,3,4,5-tetrahydropyridine-2,6-dicarboxylate N-succinyltransferase, whose protein sequence is MTDTFTSPISSAIDELWERRTDLTPKDTDARSAILAAVDLIDAGTARVAHVDEGTDEVVVDERAKRAILLGFKVLEMVPSEVGDFRYHDRIPLKTRLDGVRVVPGAIARWGSYLAPGVVLMPSFTNIGAYVDSGTMVDTWATVGSCAQVGKNVHLSGGVGIGGVLEPPNARPVVIEDEAMIGSRSMIVEGARVGKGAVVGSGTNLSASMPVIDVETGEELGRGRIPDWCVAVGGTRLKEFPGGTFGMPAVLIIRRLEPGARHDKSKLNDILRDHGISA, encoded by the coding sequence ATGACCGACACGTTCACCAGCCCGATCTCCAGCGCCATCGACGAGCTGTGGGAGCGCCGTACCGACCTGACCCCCAAGGACACCGACGCGCGGTCGGCCATCCTTGCCGCGGTCGACCTGATCGACGCGGGTACGGCTCGCGTCGCCCACGTCGACGAGGGCACCGATGAGGTCGTCGTCGACGAGCGCGCCAAGCGGGCGATCCTGCTCGGCTTCAAAGTGCTCGAGATGGTCCCCTCGGAGGTCGGCGACTTCCGCTACCACGACCGCATCCCGCTGAAGACCCGCCTCGACGGCGTACGCGTCGTGCCCGGCGCGATCGCCCGCTGGGGCTCCTACCTGGCGCCCGGCGTCGTGCTGATGCCGTCCTTCACCAACATCGGCGCCTACGTCGACTCGGGCACGATGGTCGACACGTGGGCGACGGTCGGTTCGTGCGCGCAGGTCGGCAAGAACGTCCACCTCTCCGGCGGCGTCGGCATCGGCGGTGTCCTGGAGCCGCCCAACGCCCGGCCGGTGGTGATCGAGGACGAGGCCATGATCGGCAGCCGCTCGATGATCGTCGAGGGCGCGCGCGTCGGCAAGGGCGCGGTCGTCGGGTCGGGTACGAACCTGTCCGCGTCGATGCCGGTCATCGACGTGGAGACGGGGGAGGAGCTCGGCCGTGGCCGCATCCCGGACTGGTGCGTCGCGGTTGGTGGCACCCGGCTCAAGGAGTTCCCCGGCGGCACGTTCGGCATGCCCGCGGTCCTGATCATCCGGCGCCTGGAGCCCGGCGCCCGTCACGACAAGTCCAAGCTCAACGACATCCTGCGCGACCACGGCATCAGCGCCTGA
- a CDS encoding SMP-30/gluconolactonase/LRE family protein — MLTDTIKAEFEVLDERFRSCGGDQWLVRLHTGDRWTEGPAYFPAGRYLVWSDIPNDRMLRWDETTGAVGVFRSPASYTNGNTVDRLGRLVSCEQGPRRITRTEHDGSVTVIADRYDGKRFNSPNDVVERSDGSIWFTDPSYGIDSDYEGHWAESEIGACHVYRADPVTGRVEIVADDFVRPNGLAFSADERLLYIVDTRQSPSHIRVFGTGEGGSLTGGEIFGTCDQGVFDGIRLDDAGRVWAAAGDGLHCFAPDGTLIGKLRLPEVVSNLTFGGPKRNDLFITASTSVYALRVNFNGARPRP; from the coding sequence GTGTTGACCGACACCATCAAGGCGGAGTTCGAGGTCCTGGACGAACGCTTCCGCTCGTGCGGCGGCGACCAGTGGCTCGTACGGCTGCACACCGGCGACCGCTGGACGGAGGGGCCGGCGTACTTTCCGGCCGGCCGTTATCTGGTGTGGAGCGACATCCCGAACGACCGGATGCTGCGCTGGGACGAGACCACCGGTGCGGTCGGCGTCTTCCGTTCCCCGGCCTCGTACACCAACGGCAACACCGTGGACCGGCTCGGACGGCTGGTGAGCTGCGAGCAGGGCCCGCGGCGGATCACCCGTACCGAGCACGACGGGTCGGTCACCGTGATCGCCGACCGGTACGACGGCAAGCGGTTCAACAGCCCCAATGACGTGGTCGAACGCTCCGACGGCTCGATCTGGTTCACCGACCCGAGCTATGGCATCGACAGCGACTACGAAGGCCACTGGGCCGAGAGCGAGATCGGGGCGTGCCACGTGTACCGCGCCGACCCGGTCACCGGGCGCGTGGAGATCGTCGCCGACGACTTCGTCCGCCCCAACGGCCTGGCGTTCTCGGCGGACGAGCGGCTCCTGTACATCGTGGACACCCGGCAGAGCCCTAGCCACATCCGCGTGTTCGGCACCGGGGAGGGCGGGAGCCTGACCGGCGGGGAGATCTTCGGCACCTGCGACCAGGGGGTGTTCGACGGGATCCGGCTGGACGACGCCGGGCGGGTGTGGGCCGCGGCCGGCGACGGCCTGCACTGCTTCGCCCCGGACGGCACGCTGATCGGCAAGCTGCGGCTGCCCGAGGTCGTCTCGAACCTCACGTTCGGCGGCCCGAAGCGCAACGACCTGTTCATCACGGCGTCGACCTCGGTGTACGCGCTCCGCGTCAACTTCAACGGTGCGCGTCCTCGTCCCTGA
- a CDS encoding alpha/beta fold hydrolase, giving the protein MTNRGHREYEALIGSSPEESLREVRLRSPRMYDVLIELGFGGILAYGGLSRAAREIATVAILAAIGGAEPQLTLHAKAALRAGVSPSELLALCEHVAGYAGFPRALNALSVVDEVLGDAGVPRPAALSRIGLTDHETLVARRGEDGPPVLLVHALGLDWRMWEPIMPRLSAGRRVYAYDVRGHGHAAGAPAPRTMADTGADLVNVLDALGLDRAHVVGLSYGGAIAQAAAVAAPQRFASLSLLATTDQPFDAFEGRARSAEADGMPAQVIPSLTRWFTPAALAANAWGVRYARECVLRGEAADWAGAWRAFQHFEVRERLGGLDLPALVLDGELDTAAPPGLMAAIAERIPGAVYRRLPGAPHMQTLETPDLVAGALEEFLPVQA; this is encoded by the coding sequence ATGACGAACCGTGGGCATCGCGAGTACGAAGCACTGATCGGCTCTTCGCCCGAGGAGTCCCTGCGCGAGGTACGGCTGCGGTCACCGCGGATGTACGACGTGCTGATCGAGCTGGGGTTCGGCGGGATCCTCGCGTACGGCGGTCTGAGCCGTGCCGCGCGTGAGATCGCCACGGTGGCGATACTGGCCGCCATCGGCGGGGCCGAACCCCAGCTCACCTTGCACGCCAAGGCCGCGCTACGCGCCGGAGTCTCGCCGTCGGAGCTCCTCGCCCTGTGCGAGCACGTGGCCGGGTACGCCGGCTTCCCGCGTGCCCTGAACGCCCTGTCCGTGGTCGATGAGGTCCTGGGGGACGCCGGCGTACCCAGGCCGGCCGCGCTGAGCCGGATCGGCCTCACCGACCACGAGACGCTGGTGGCCCGCCGCGGCGAAGACGGCCCGCCCGTGCTCCTCGTACACGCGCTGGGCCTCGACTGGCGCATGTGGGAGCCGATCATGCCGCGGCTGTCGGCCGGCCGCCGCGTCTACGCGTACGACGTGCGGGGCCATGGCCACGCCGCCGGTGCGCCGGCGCCGCGGACGATGGCGGACACGGGCGCGGACCTGGTGAACGTGCTCGACGCCCTGGGGCTCGACCGCGCCCACGTCGTCGGCCTCTCGTACGGCGGAGCCATCGCCCAGGCCGCGGCCGTCGCCGCGCCGCAACGGTTCGCCTCACTGTCGCTGCTGGCAACGACCGACCAGCCGTTCGACGCCTTCGAGGGCCGGGCGCGGTCCGCCGAGGCCGACGGCATGCCGGCCCAGGTGATCCCCTCCCTGACCCGCTGGTTCACTCCCGCCGCCCTGGCGGCCAACGCCTGGGGCGTCCGCTACGCACGCGAATGCGTGCTCAGGGGCGAAGCGGCGGACTGGGCCGGGGCCTGGCGCGCCTTCCAGCACTTCGAGGTACGCGAGCGGCTGGGCGGCCTCGACCTGCCGGCACTCGTGCTCGACGGTGAGCTGGACACGGCCGCGCCGCCCGGCCTCATGGCCGCGATCGCCGAACGCATTCCCGGCGCCGTCTACCGCCGGCTTCCCGGCGCGCCTCACATGCAGACCCTGGAGACACCCGATCTCGTCGCCGGCGCGCTGGAGGAGTTCCTGCCCGTCCAGGCCTAG
- a CDS encoding YihY/virulence factor BrkB family protein, giving the protein MSGDEGDDALRTEQRQLVHDLNEHGADGPAALRPRGWWRALRRIPAEFAEDNLTDWAAALTYYAVLSIFPGLLFVVSLVGLAGRSMTQSLVTNIGTLAPGAVKQILAEAIAELQRGRGGAGLVALAGIVVALWSSSKYVAAFMRACNAVYDIPEGRPIWKTLPVRVGVTLISLTLSAVTAVGVVLSGGLAHHVGDLIGLGSAAVTAWDIAKWPVLLVVVGLLFALLYWASPNASRGLRWVVPGVVLALVIWIVASSGFALYIAEFGSYNKTYGSIATVIIFLVWLWVTNLALLLGAELNAELERGRAIAAGLPRTEEPYVELRDTRAIKDDT; this is encoded by the coding sequence ATGTCCGGTGATGAAGGGGACGACGCGCTGCGGACCGAGCAGCGGCAGCTCGTCCATGACCTCAACGAGCACGGCGCCGACGGCCCCGCCGCCCTCAGGCCGCGCGGCTGGTGGCGTGCGCTGCGGCGGATACCGGCGGAGTTCGCCGAGGACAACCTGACCGACTGGGCCGCCGCGCTCACCTACTACGCCGTGCTGTCGATCTTCCCCGGGCTGCTCTTCGTGGTCTCCCTCGTCGGCCTGGCCGGCCGGTCGATGACGCAGTCGCTGGTCACCAACATCGGCACCCTGGCGCCCGGCGCGGTCAAGCAGATCCTCGCCGAGGCCATCGCCGAGCTTCAGCGCGGGCGCGGGGGAGCGGGGCTGGTCGCGCTCGCGGGGATCGTCGTCGCGCTGTGGTCGTCCTCGAAGTACGTGGCGGCGTTCATGCGGGCCTGTAACGCCGTGTACGACATTCCCGAGGGGCGGCCGATCTGGAAGACCCTTCCGGTACGGGTCGGCGTCACCCTCATCAGCCTGACACTGTCGGCCGTGACCGCCGTCGGCGTCGTCCTGTCCGGCGGGCTGGCACACCACGTCGGCGACCTGATCGGGCTCGGCTCGGCCGCGGTCACCGCCTGGGACATCGCCAAGTGGCCGGTGCTGCTGGTCGTCGTCGGGCTGCTGTTCGCCCTGCTGTACTGGGCCTCGCCCAACGCCAGCCGTGGTCTCCGCTGGGTGGTCCCCGGCGTCGTCCTCGCACTGGTCATCTGGATCGTGGCCTCCAGCGGCTTCGCCCTGTACATCGCCGAGTTCGGCTCGTACAACAAGACCTACGGCAGCATCGCCACGGTCATCATCTTTCTCGTCTGGCTGTGGGTGACGAACCTCGCCCTCCTCCTCGGCGCCGAACTCAACGCCGAGCTCGAACGCGGCCGCGCCATCGCCGCCGGCCTGCCCCGTACCGAGGAGCCGTACGTCGAGCTGCGCGACACCAGGGCCATCAAGGACGACACCTAG
- a CDS encoding ArsR/SmtB family transcription factor: MGTNATSPGSASVNALNAASELLRALASPVRLGIVRELADGSREVHELVTSLGVSQPLVSQHLRVLRNSRLVIAHRHARSVEYALADDHIARIVLDALRHVEEGPGAPPGTNA; the protein is encoded by the coding sequence ATGGGCACGAATGCGACATCGCCGGGTAGCGCGTCCGTGAACGCGCTGAACGCGGCATCAGAGTTGCTGCGTGCGCTTGCCTCACCCGTCCGGCTCGGCATCGTCCGCGAACTCGCCGACGGCAGTCGTGAGGTCCATGAGCTCGTCACCAGCCTGGGAGTCTCCCAGCCCCTGGTCTCCCAGCATCTCCGCGTGCTGCGGAATTCACGACTGGTGATCGCCCATCGCCACGCGCGATCGGTCGAGTACGCCCTCGCCGATGATCACATTGCCCGCATCGTCCTCGACGCTCTGCGGCACGTGGAAGAAGGCCCTGGCGCGCCTCCCGGGACGAACGCGTAG
- a CDS encoding acyl-CoA dehydrogenase family protein, with amino-acid sequence MQREIFTEEHEAFRDTVRSFITKEIAPFHEQWEKDGVVSRDVWLAAGRQGLLGIDIDEQYGGGGETDYRYYVVMGEELARAGVHGPGFAVHNDINGGYLSRLATDEQKARWLPGYCSGEIITAIAMSEPAAGSDLQGIKTSAVKDGDDYVLNGQKTFITNGILSDLVIVVAKTDPEAGHKGISLLVVERGMIGFERGRNLDKIGLHAQDTAELYFDNVRVPKENLLGEEGKGFVYLMQNLPRERVTIGVTSLAGAEKAFEQTVEYARTREAFGRPIGRFQHNRFTLAEMKTELTVARTFTDRCVMEHVEERLGTEEASMLKWWNTELCNRVVDRCLQLHGGYGYMTEYPIAKAYLDARIQTIFGGTTEIMKEIIGRGLDL; translated from the coding sequence ATGCAGCGCGAGATCTTCACCGAGGAACACGAGGCCTTCCGCGACACTGTGCGGTCCTTCATCACGAAGGAGATCGCCCCGTTCCACGAGCAGTGGGAGAAGGACGGCGTCGTCTCCCGCGACGTGTGGCTCGCCGCCGGCCGGCAGGGTCTGCTCGGCATCGACATCGACGAGCAGTACGGCGGCGGTGGCGAGACCGACTACCGCTACTACGTCGTCATGGGCGAGGAACTGGCCCGCGCCGGCGTGCACGGCCCCGGCTTCGCGGTGCACAACGACATCAACGGCGGCTACCTGAGTCGCCTGGCCACCGACGAGCAGAAGGCCCGCTGGCTGCCCGGCTACTGCTCCGGCGAGATCATCACCGCCATCGCGATGAGCGAGCCGGCGGCGGGCTCGGACCTGCAGGGCATCAAGACGAGCGCGGTCAAGGACGGCGACGACTACGTCCTCAACGGGCAGAAGACGTTCATCACCAACGGCATCCTGTCCGACCTCGTCATCGTCGTCGCCAAGACCGACCCCGAGGCGGGCCACAAGGGCATCAGCCTGCTGGTCGTCGAGCGCGGGATGATCGGCTTCGAGCGCGGCCGCAACCTGGACAAGATCGGCCTGCACGCGCAGGACACCGCCGAGCTGTACTTCGACAACGTACGGGTCCCCAAGGAGAACCTCCTCGGCGAGGAGGGCAAGGGCTTCGTCTACCTGATGCAGAACCTCCCGCGCGAACGCGTGACCATCGGCGTGACCTCCCTGGCGGGAGCCGAGAAGGCGTTCGAACAGACGGTGGAGTACGCCCGTACGCGCGAGGCGTTCGGCCGGCCGATCGGGCGGTTCCAGCACAACCGGTTCACGCTCGCGGAGATGAAGACCGAGCTCACGGTCGCACGGACGTTCACCGACCGCTGCGTGATGGAGCACGTCGAGGAGCGGCTCGGCACCGAAGAGGCGTCGATGCTGAAGTGGTGGAACACCGAACTCTGCAACCGGGTCGTGGACCGCTGCCTGCAACTGCACGGCGGTTACGGCTACATGACGGAGTACCCGATCGCCAAGGCCTACCTCGACGCGCGCATCCAGACCATTTTCGGCGGCACGACCGAGATCATGAAGGAGATCATCGGCCGGGGCCTCGACCTGTAG